A section of the Telopea speciosissima isolate NSW1024214 ecotype Mountain lineage chromosome 3, Tspe_v1, whole genome shotgun sequence genome encodes:
- the LOC122655354 gene encoding protein FAR1-RELATED SEQUENCE 12-like, whose translation MITSVNDLKPTIGMVFPTDDEAYQHYNSYAKERGFSVRKYRVDWSKLDKHVVARYYVCSNQGEKIKDKRRKVDYQQCVTKKTHCVTLLKIKSSNGVWVVDKFEKKHNHILVNRNDSFRLRSHQKRHKSTVDLVQRLYKCGIRQAHIMRVVKDFAGGEKFAGVNHHMQCTFFGCGLIVDETKESFIWLFRTWLRVMKNMQPKAIFTIQDPGIMRAIKLVFPLTVHRKYPDLNAVYRSCIYGSNTPVEFEERWESMRGESMNIYFQGFFTSAIPLNKFVAQFEEAVNKRREKEAKEDAICITLFPSCVTGHRIEQQAANVYTNKVFKFFSEEWFACFGLQANQCDDEVIAKRYKVFHFDGVRENDVQYVLDNHQTDITICGCTLFNNKGILCRHILKIYVITDRSYIPDWYIMHRCTIAAQFSNTPSGTLSGLSQGQPQQPIWLLQDLANKFARERSLSEERFDVALKILNEGLVQVQRLQANVPSLSCIPESSTVVQQTVNTLGITSDHTQVSNFSS comes from the exons ATGATTACCAGTGTTAATGACTTGAAACCTACTATTGGCATGGTATTTCCGACTGATGATGAGGCATATCAACATTATAACAGTTATGCCAAGGAGAGAGGGTTTTCTGTTCGGAAATACAGGGTGGATTGGTCAAAGTTAGATAAACACGTAGTTGCAAGATACTATGTCTGTTCAAATCAGggtgagaaaataaaagacaaacgGAGAAAGGTGGATTACCAGCAATGTGTGACAAAGAAAACTCATTGTGTGActttattgaagatcaagagtagtAATGGGGTGTGGGTGGtggataaatttgaaaagaagcACAACCATATATTGGTGAACAGGAATGATTCTTTCAGACTTAGATCACATCAGAAAAGGCATAAAAGTACAGTTGACCTTGTACAACGACTGTATAAGTGTGGCATAAGACAAGCACATATAATGAGAGTTGTAAAAGATTTTGCTGGTGGTGAGAAGTTTGCCG GTGTTAATCACCACATGCagtgtacattttttggttgtGGACTAATAGTTGATGAGACAAAGGAATCATTTATATGGCTATTTAGGACATGGCTTCGAGTGATGAAAAATATGCAGCCTAAAGCAATATTTACAATTCAAGACCCAGGAATAATGAGAGCAATCAAGCTTGTGTTTCCATTGACTGTGCATCG GAAATATCCTGATTTGAACGCAGTTtataggagttgtatttatggTTCTAATACACCAGTTGAATTTGAGGAGCGTTGGGAGAGCATG AGGGGAGAGTCGATGAATATTTATTTTCAGGGCTTCTTCACATCAGCAATACCTCTTAATAAATTTGTTGCTCAATTTGAAGAAGCTgtgaacaaaagaagagaaaaagaagccaAGGAAGATGCTATTTGCATCACCTTATTCCCTTCTTGTGTTACAGGTCATAGAATTGAGCAACAAGCCGCTAATGTTTATACTAATAAGGTGTTTAAGTTTTTCTCTGAAGAGTGGTTCGCTTGTTTTGGTCTTCAAGCAAATCAATGTGATGATGAAGTTATAGCGAAGAGGTATAAGGTCTTTCATTTTGATGGGGTTCGAGAGAATGATGTCCAATATGTATTAGATAATCATCAGACTGATATCACAATTTGTGGATGCACCTTGTTCAATAACAAAGGTATACTATGCAGACATATACTTAAGATATATGTGATAACAGACAGATCCTACATTCCAGATTGGTATATCATGCATAGGTGCACCATAGCGGCCCAATTTAGTAACACCCCATCTGGAACTTTGTCAGGGTTATCTCAAGGACAGCCACAACAACCAATATGGCTTTTACAAGATCTTGCCAATAAATTTGCAAGAGAAAGATCTCTTTCTGAAGAACGGTTTGATGTTGCTTTAAAAATATTGAATGAAGGGTTAGTGCAGGTCCAGAGATTGCAAGCAAATGTGCCTAGTTTGAGTTGTATTCCTGAATCTTCAACTGTAGTCCAACAAACA GTTAACACATTGGGGATTACGAGCGATCATACACAAGTTAGCAACTTCTCTTCGTAA